In uncultured Methanobrevibacter sp., the following proteins share a genomic window:
- a CDS encoding 30S ribosomal protein S27e, protein MASNGRGNFLRVKCLDCDNEQIIFDRAASDVKCIICGKTIVKSRGGKAKIMAHIDEVLQ, encoded by the coding sequence ATGGCAAGTAATGGAAGAGGAAACTTTTTAAGAGTTAAATGTTTAGATTGTGATAACGAACAAATCATTTTCGATCGTGCAGCTTCTGATGTAAAATGTATCATCTGCGGTAAAACTATTGTAAAATCCCGTGGTGGAAAAGCTAAAATCATGGCTCACATCGATGAAGTTTTACAATAA
- a CDS encoding 50S ribosomal protein L44e, with translation MKMPKEKRTYCPHCKKHTMHEVHTSKKRKASELKWGQRQFRRVTAGYRGYPRPLPGGNKPVKKLDLRYKCKECGKSHIRKSFRVGKPEWVSN, from the coding sequence ATGAAAATGCCTAAAGAAAAAAGAACTTACTGTCCACATTGTAAAAAACACACTATGCATGAAGTGCATACTTCCAAAAAGAGAAAAGCTAGTGAATTAAAATGGGGACAAAGACAATTCAGAAGAGTTACTGCAGGGTACAGAGGTTATCCAAGACCATTACCAGGTGGTAACAAGCCGGTTAAAAAATTAGATTTAAGATACAAATGTAAAGAATGTGGAAAATCCCACATCAGAAAATCTTTCAGAGTAGGAAAACCTGAATGGGTATCTAACTAG
- the pcn gene encoding proliferating cell nuclear antigen (pcna), with protein MFKAELSDSSILKTSFDAISSIVDEVQIQTDSEGFRLDALDRSHITFVHLELKSSLFDEFICDEPEKINIDTDELMKVLKRSKSNDRVLMSLDEGNLILTFVGEATRTFKIRLIDIEYDSPAPPSLDYPTEFEIPFTLLKDSIQDMDIFSDKITLMVDQENFYASAEGEFGDANIEYLHGEKIDTKAKSIFSLEKIREMLKADKFSEIATISLGNDMPLTLSLKMVSEDGELSFLLAPRIESED; from the coding sequence ATGTTTAAAGCAGAGTTAAGTGATTCTAGTATTTTAAAAACCAGTTTTGATGCTATTTCATCTATTGTAGATGAAGTACAAATCCAAACTGACAGTGAAGGTTTTCGTTTAGATGCCTTAGACCGTAGTCATATTACTTTTGTTCATCTCGAACTTAAATCCAGTTTATTCGATGAGTTCATTTGTGATGAACCGGAAAAGATCAATATTGACACAGATGAGTTAATGAAAGTATTGAAACGTTCAAAATCTAATGACCGTGTATTGATGTCATTAGATGAAGGAAATCTTATTCTCACTTTTGTTGGTGAAGCTACAAGAACTTTCAAGATCAGATTGATTGATATAGAATATGATTCTCCTGCACCTCCTTCATTGGATTATCCAACTGAATTTGAGATTCCTTTCACACTTTTAAAAGACTCAATTCAAGATATGGATATTTTCTCTGATAAAATCACTTTAATGGTAGATCAAGAAAACTTCTATGCATCTGCTGAAGGTGAGTTTGGAGATGCAAACATTGAATATTTACATGGTGAAAAAATAGACACTAAAGCTAAATCCATTTTCTCTTTAGAAAAAATCAGAGAAATGCTTAAAGCAGACAAATTCTCTGAAATCGCTACTATCTCTCTTGGAAATGACATGCCATTGACCTTAAGTCTTAAAATGGTATCCGAAGACGGGGAACTCAGTTTCTTGCTTGCTCCAAGAATAGAATCTGAAGACTAA
- a CDS encoding transcription factor S: MEFCPNCGGMILPQEVGEEDDKKIVLKCSTCGYDSTEVDKAEYSIEKKVESKETVIMRGDESGLRSTVREICPKCGHDRASYELLQTRSADEAPTRFFTCEKCGHKWRGYD; encoded by the coding sequence ATGGAATTTTGTCCAAATTGTGGTGGCATGATTCTTCCTCAGGAAGTAGGAGAGGAAGATGATAAAAAGATTGTATTGAAATGTTCCACCTGCGGCTATGATTCAACTGAAGTGGATAAAGCCGAATATTCAATCGAAAAAAAAGTAGAATCTAAAGAAACTGTTATAATGAGAGGAGATGAAAGCGGTTTACGTTCTACTGTAAGAGAAATTTGTCCTAAATGTGGACATGATCGTGCTTCATACGAATTGCTTCAAACCCGAAGTGCTGATGAAGCGCCAACTCGTTTCTTCACTTGTGAAAAATGCGGTCATAAATGGAGAGGCTATGATTAA
- a CDS encoding NUDIX hydrolase, which yields MWGESIKYKIPSLTVDIFIYNENHEFILIQRKNPPFEGSWALPGGFVDYGETTEDAAIREAKEETSIDIESVELFGVYSEPDRDPRRHTVSIVYLAHGNFDDAKADDDANDIGVFSFDVLKEKELAFDHAKILSEVKEHLEKTD from the coding sequence ATGTGGGGTGAGAGTATTAAATATAAGATTCCATCATTGACTGTTGATATTTTTATTTATAATGAAAATCATGAATTCATATTGATTCAAAGGAAAAATCCTCCGTTTGAAGGCTCTTGGGCATTGCCAGGTGGCTTTGTTGATTATGGTGAAACAACAGAAGATGCAGCTATAAGAGAAGCAAAGGAAGAAACTTCCATTGATATTGAATCTGTTGAATTATTCGGTGTATATTCCGAGCCGGACCGTGACCCAAGAAGGCATACGGTTTCTATAGTTTATTTGGCTCATGGAAATTTTGATGATGCAAAGGCAGATGATGATGCTAATGATATCGGTGTATTTTCATTTGATGTTTTGAAGGAAAAAGAACTTGCATTTGACCATGCAAAAATTTTGAGTGAAGTCAAGGAACATTTAGAAAAAACTGACTGA
- a CDS encoding DNA-directed RNA polymerase subunit L: MEIEVVKDTKLELEMIIHGENHSLCNVLRKYLMEDSDVEYAVYGIDHPLTGEPIMTIKTKRTKRPRDSLLRAAQRLKEETAEFKELLEGI; this comes from the coding sequence ATGGAAATTGAAGTTGTAAAAGATACCAAATTAGAACTCGAAATGATTATTCATGGAGAAAACCACTCTCTTTGTAATGTTTTAAGAAAATATCTCATGGAAGATAGCGATGTAGAATATGCGGTTTATGGTATTGATCACCCTCTTACCGGTGAACCTATCATGACCATTAAAACTAAAAGAACAAAAAGACCAAGAGATTCTCTTTTAAGAGCGGCTCAAAGATTAAAAGAAGAAACTGCTGAATTTAAAGAATTGCTTGAAGGAATCTAA
- a CDS encoding exosome complex RNA-binding protein Csl4, with protein MKMESGDFVMPGDFLSVSEQFLPGQGAYEDDGSVKSGVPGNVLIDEDEKEISVISKSGGPNLLKVGDIVYGEVKDVRGQRALITIYAKKGTKRELALPYLAAIHISQVTPGYIDKLTDAFRIGDLIEAKVVKIMGDNLDLNTEDITSGVVKAMCTRCRSFMDPCNESEVYCPVCDRKEKRKVSKNYDY; from the coding sequence ATGAAAATGGAATCTGGAGATTTTGTAATGCCTGGTGACTTTTTAAGTGTAAGTGAACAGTTTTTACCAGGTCAAGGAGCATACGAAGATGATGGTAGCGTAAAATCTGGTGTTCCTGGAAATGTATTGATTGATGAAGATGAAAAGGAAATCTCTGTAATATCAAAATCTGGTGGTCCAAACCTATTGAAAGTTGGAGATATTGTATATGGTGAAGTAAAAGATGTACGTGGCCAAAGAGCTTTAATAACTATTTATGCTAAGAAGGGAACCAAACGTGAATTGGCTCTTCCTTATTTGGCAGCTATTCACATCTCTCAAGTAACCCCAGGTTATATTGATAAGCTTACTGATGCTTTTAGAATTGGAGATTTAATTGAAGCAAAAGTAGTTAAGATTATGGGGGATAACCTTGATTTAAATACAGAAGACATTACTTCTGGTGTTGTAAAGGCTATGTGTACCAGATGCAGAAGCTTTATGGATCCTTGCAATGAATCTGAAGTATACTGTCCTGTATGTGATAGAAAGGAAAAAAGAAAAGTTTCTAAAAATTATGATTATTAA
- the dph2 gene encoding diphthamide biosynthesis enzyme Dph2 produces the protein MALYDMELKRVIKKINSLNVRNVGLQFPEGLKMQAVALAREIEKQTEATVIVSADPCFGACDVSDRKMNGIVDFIVHYGHTPLPLRYSIPTMFIEAKANVKIKDYLEEALEQLKDYSKIAIATTAQHLHLLDEIVDFLEDNGKEVVIGSSRSTKKGQVLGCNFASVKNLGADVYLFIGSGNFHPLGIYLFTKAPVLAIDPYSGDIREMSAYADRILRIRFARIVKAREVTKWGIIVSSKEGQYRMKLAKGIKKLLEDEGMEAFILLMDHVNPDVLLPYMELEGFVVTACPRIAIDDSQMYKKPVITPKELEIVLNKREWEKYQLDEILFEDRYYQ, from the coding sequence ATGGCATTATATGATATGGAGCTTAAAAGGGTCATAAAGAAAATAAACTCTTTAAATGTTAGGAATGTAGGATTGCAGTTTCCAGAAGGACTTAAGATGCAAGCTGTAGCTCTTGCAAGAGAAATTGAAAAGCAAACAGAAGCTACTGTTATTGTATCTGCAGATCCATGCTTTGGGGCCTGTGATGTTTCAGACAGAAAGATGAATGGAATAGTGGATTTCATTGTTCATTATGGACATACTCCTCTCCCTCTTAGATATAGCATTCCTACAATGTTTATAGAAGCTAAAGCCAATGTCAAAATCAAGGATTACCTTGAAGAGGCATTGGAACAATTGAAGGATTATTCCAAAATAGCTATTGCAACAACTGCACAGCACTTGCATTTGCTTGATGAGATTGTAGACTTTTTAGAGGATAACGGCAAGGAAGTTGTTATTGGTTCTTCAAGAAGCACAAAAAAAGGCCAGGTTTTAGGTTGCAATTTCGCTTCTGTAAAGAACTTGGGAGCAGATGTTTACCTATTCATTGGCAGCGGCAATTTCCATCCCTTAGGGATTTATCTATTCACAAAAGCTCCAGTTTTAGCTATTGATCCTTATAGTGGTGACATTCGTGAAATGAGTGCCTATGCAGACAGGATATTGAGAATAAGATTTGCAAGAATCGTGAAGGCACGGGAAGTTACAAAATGGGGAATTATAGTTTCTTCTAAAGAAGGCCAATACAGGATGAAATTGGCTAAGGGAATTAAGAAACTTCTTGAAGATGAGGGAATGGAAGCTTTTATTCTTCTCATGGACCATGTAAACCCCGATGTATTGCTTCCATATATGGAACTTGAAGGATTTGTTGTAACTGCATGTCCTAGAATAGCTATTGATGATTCTCAAATGTATAAAAAGCCGGTTATAACTCCTAAAGAACTTGAAATAGTCTTAAATAAAAGAGAATGGGAAAAATACCAACTAGATGAAATATTGTTTGAAGATAGGTATTATCAATAA
- the hpt gene encoding hypoxanthine/guanine phosphoribosyltransferase — protein MLEKLVESLREAPVVKKGEYDYFVHGISDGIPAMDPNVLKEIAQVLDEILDLSKIDKIVGVEAMGIHIATALSLETGIPFVVIRKRQYGLPGEHEIVKSTGYATSKLYINDLKEEDNILLVDDVVSTGGTLTAVINELKSIGVNLVDTVVVVEKGEGKGIVEEATGEEIKTLVKLDVVDGKVVADSLL, from the coding sequence ATGCTTGAAAAATTAGTAGAATCATTAAGAGAGGCACCAGTTGTTAAAAAAGGGGAATATGATTACTTTGTTCACGGTATCAGTGATGGAATACCTGCAATGGATCCAAATGTCTTAAAGGAAATTGCACAAGTTTTAGATGAAATATTGGATTTGTCCAAAATCGATAAGATTGTAGGTGTTGAAGCTATGGGTATTCACATTGCAACTGCATTGTCTTTAGAGACTGGCATTCCATTTGTAGTTATTCGTAAAAGACAATACGGATTGCCTGGTGAACATGAAATCGTCAAATCCACTGGTTATGCAACTTCCAAATTATACATCAATGACTTGAAAGAGGAAGACAATATCCTTTTAGTGGATGATGTAGTAAGTACAGGAGGAACTCTCACTGCTGTAATCAATGAATTGAAATCCATTGGTGTAAACTTGGTTGACACTGTAGTGGTTGTAGAAAAAGGTGAAGGTAAAGGTATTGTTGAAGAGGCTACCGGTGAAGAAATCAAGACTCTTGTAAAATTGGATGTCGTTGATGGAAAAGTTGTAGCTGATTCATTGTTATAA
- a CDS encoding signal recognition particle protein Srp54, whose product MSMLGSLGENLTNTMKKLAGMSVIDKKVVKEVVKDIQRALIQSDVNIQLVLKLSKTIEDRALNEEPPKGITPREHVITIIYEEMVNLLGSEAKELEINKKPFKILFLGLQGSGKTTTIGKLCKYLQRKGFSPAVVCTDTWRPAAYEQLKQLTEDMQIQLYGDPNNKDALDLAEKGLKQFKNQKIIIFDTAGRHKNEEDLIEEMNKLDKIIEPDESILVIDGTIGQQAGEQAKAFSQATDIGSIIISKLDGTAKGGGALSAVAETGAPIKFIGTGERIDEFEAFDPERFISRLLGMGDIRSLIEKAEEVIDEDVATKTMNNMLSGKFTLMDMQNQFEMMNSMGPMQQVMNMIPGLGGKIPKEASQMTEDKINEFKIIMSSMTEEEMLNPKIIKTSRITRIARGSGVDENSVKELLRYYNNTKKAMKGIGRRGMGGGSMNRLMGQFMK is encoded by the coding sequence ATGTCAATGTTAGGAAGTTTAGGAGAAAACCTTACAAACACCATGAAAAAATTGGCTGGAATGAGTGTTATTGACAAAAAGGTTGTAAAGGAAGTAGTTAAAGACATTCAAAGAGCTTTAATCCAATCAGACGTAAATATCCAGCTTGTATTAAAATTATCCAAAACAATCGAAGACCGTGCACTTAATGAAGAGCCACCAAAAGGAATTACCCCTAGGGAACATGTAATCACAATTATCTATGAAGAAATGGTTAATTTGCTCGGTAGTGAAGCAAAAGAGCTTGAAATCAATAAAAAGCCATTCAAAATATTGTTCTTAGGATTGCAAGGTAGTGGTAAAACCACCACAATCGGTAAATTATGCAAGTACTTGCAAAGAAAAGGTTTCTCTCCAGCCGTTGTTTGTACAGACACATGGAGACCTGCAGCATATGAGCAGTTAAAGCAACTCACTGAAGATATGCAAATCCAACTTTATGGAGACCCTAATAATAAGGATGCATTAGACCTTGCAGAAAAAGGTTTAAAACAATTTAAAAATCAAAAGATCATTATTTTCGATACCGCAGGTAGACATAAGAACGAAGAGGATTTAATTGAGGAAATGAACAAGTTGGATAAGATCATTGAACCTGATGAATCCATTCTAGTTATTGACGGTACAATAGGTCAACAGGCCGGAGAGCAAGCTAAAGCATTTTCACAAGCGACCGATATCGGTTCCATAATCATTTCAAAATTAGATGGTACCGCTAAAGGGGGAGGAGCTCTCTCTGCAGTAGCTGAAACTGGCGCGCCAATCAAGTTCATCGGTACTGGGGAAAGAATCGATGAGTTTGAAGCATTCGATCCTGAAAGGTTCATTTCAAGATTATTAGGTATGGGAGATATCAGAAGCCTTATCGAAAAGGCTGAAGAGGTTATTGATGAGGATGTAGCTACCAAAACCATGAACAACATGCTTAGCGGAAAGTTCACACTTATGGATATGCAAAACCAGTTTGAAATGATGAACAGCATGGGGCCTATGCAACAGGTCATGAACATGATCCCTGGTTTAGGAGGCAAGATTCCTAAAGAGGCCAGCCAAATGACTGAAGATAAGATCAATGAGTTCAAGATCATCATGTCTTCAATGACTGAAGAGGAAATGCTCAACCCTAAAATAATCAAGACTTCCCGCATTACCAGAATCGCAAGAGGTTCTGGTGTAGACGAGAACAGCGTAAAGGAACTGTTAAGATACTATAACAATACTAAAAAAGCGATGAAAGGTATTGGACGTAGAGGAATGGGCGGAGGATCCATGAATAGACTCATGGGCCAATTCATGAAATAA
- a CDS encoding tRNA pseudouridine(54/55) synthase Pus10: protein MNHEILNKAEELINYANGNICNHCLGRKFSDCVEGNGNEDRGIKIRESLNLEAYDGECEICHNIFNYIENDVLDLVNEKIGLLKVEFDTFVVGCKLPKEIVEKDQEISDDLDFNVEIIKKEVNREIGKLLEANLKQNVDFDGEDVLVMADFKWPCTKCKGRGCEECNFTGKQYPESVEELLSETVLKHTNGYEAKFHGAGREDIDVRMLGTGRPFVLEIKEPKIRKIDLERIAEEVAEVAKGKTEYLNLKFTERKRKAEIKVSSPDTYKVYRALVKCEDDIKEDDLEKLQSLHMIQQRTPIRVSHRRADKIREKEVKNIEAKFIDSKTFEMIIKTEGGLYIKELISSDEGRSNPSVTEVLGTQAICAELDVIEVGIK from the coding sequence ATGAATCATGAAATACTTAATAAGGCTGAAGAATTAATCAATTATGCAAATGGAAATATCTGCAATCATTGCCTTGGACGTAAGTTTTCAGATTGCGTAGAAGGAAATGGCAATGAGGATAGAGGGATTAAAATTAGAGAATCCCTAAATTTGGAAGCTTACGATGGAGAATGTGAAATATGCCACAATATCTTCAATTATATTGAAAATGATGTTCTTGATTTGGTGAATGAGAAAATAGGCCTCTTGAAAGTTGAATTTGACACTTTTGTTGTTGGCTGCAAATTGCCTAAGGAAATAGTTGAAAAAGACCAGGAAATCAGCGATGACCTTGATTTTAATGTAGAGATAATCAAAAAGGAAGTCAATAGGGAAATCGGCAAATTGCTTGAAGCAAATCTCAAGCAGAATGTTGATTTTGATGGAGAAGATGTTCTTGTGATGGCTGATTTTAAGTGGCCATGCACCAAATGTAAAGGAAGAGGCTGTGAGGAGTGCAATTTCACAGGAAAGCAATACCCTGAATCAGTGGAGGAACTTCTATCCGAAACTGTCTTAAAGCACACAAATGGATATGAAGCCAAGTTCCATGGCGCTGGAAGGGAAGACATTGACGTTAGAATGTTAGGCACTGGAAGGCCATTCGTGCTTGAAATCAAGGAGCCTAAGATTAGAAAGATAGACCTTGAAAGAATTGCTGAAGAGGTTGCTGAAGTCGCTAAAGGGAAAACTGAATACTTGAATCTCAAGTTTACAGAAAGGAAGAGAAAAGCTGAAATCAAAGTATCCTCACCAGACACCTATAAGGTTTACAGAGCATTGGTCAAATGTGAAGATGACATCAAGGAAGATGACTTGGAAAAGCTTCAATCACTTCATATGATTCAACAAAGAACTCCAATAAGAGTATCCCATAGAAGAGCAGACAAGATTAGAGAGAAGGAAGTGAAAAACATTGAAGCTAAGTTCATTGATTCAAAGACCTTTGAAATGATCATTAAGACAGAAGGCGGACTGTATATCAAGGAACTTATCTCAAGTGATGAGGGGAGATCCAATCCTAGCGTGACTGAAGTCCTAGGCACACAGGCAATCTGTGCAGAATTGGATGTGATTGAAGTTGGAATTAAATAA
- a CDS encoding 50S ribosomal protein L21e gives MQRSRGFKSRSRKKLTKRVRPGRANPITRRIQQFENGDMVHIIIDPSIQKGQPHSRFHGKTAKVVDKKGKAYILALKDGNKAKELIVTPEHLKLQE, from the coding sequence ATGCAAAGATCCAGAGGATTTAAAAGTAGAAGTAGAAAAAAATTGACCAAAAGAGTAAGACCTGGTCGTGCAAACCCAATTACCAGAAGAATTCAACAATTCGAAAACGGTGATATGGTACACATTATCATCGACCCAAGTATCCAAAAAGGCCAACCTCATTCCAGATTCCATGGAAAAACCGCTAAAGTAGTGGACAAAAAAGGTAAAGCTTACATACTTGCATTAAAAGATGGTAATAAAGCAAAAGAATTAATCGTTACTCCAGAACACTTAAAATTACAAGAGTGA
- a CDS encoding RNA polymerase Rpb4 family protein, with product MIGKKTLETEPIPAAKVKEILEEFSEKHELSYEQNLTLAHVTNLNKLSLEDTEKLIEELEAYVDHKQAVRMADIVPRDMADLRLIFAKERNAPSNDEMKEILEILEKYDIEEDLFL from the coding sequence ATGATTGGGAAAAAAACATTAGAAACAGAACCAATACCTGCAGCTAAAGTAAAGGAAATTCTTGAAGAGTTTTCAGAAAAACATGAACTTAGTTATGAACAAAATTTAACTTTAGCTCATGTAACTAATCTAAATAAACTTTCCCTTGAAGATACTGAAAAATTAATCGAAGAACTTGAAGCTTATGTCGACCACAAGCAAGCTGTTCGTATGGCAGACATTGTGCCAAGAGACATGGCTGACTTAAGATTAATTTTCGCAAAAGAAAGAAATGCTCCTTCAAACGATGAAATGAAGGAAATTCTTGAAATCTTAGAAAAATATGATATTGAAGAAGATTTATTCTTATAA
- a CDS encoding DUF655 domain-containing protein, which produces MDNPNIDNPNPKKEEYVIILDYLKFGYVNPERPTAHGKPIAQAIGVDKFTLIEVTPKEGVDLDIHDKVYIGSGKRDKVNRVKGLLDFENLTATSRIELEYAIKEIILAHEDIYVKFFNEIDSLNIKMHKLELIPGIGKKHTQMILEERKKEPFKSFEDLKERVPLLGEPVDMLAKRVRLELDTTTVKRGKNKYYMFTQVPSRHPSNRKKKFNKGRGRGRNNRNKGRKPNNRGKKPQNKPNSENKE; this is translated from the coding sequence ATGGATAATCCAAACATTGATAATCCGAATCCAAAAAAAGAGGAGTACGTAATTATTTTAGATTATCTTAAATTTGGGTATGTAAATCCAGAAAGACCAACTGCTCATGGCAAACCTATTGCACAAGCTATTGGAGTAGACAAATTCACATTAATCGAAGTTACCCCTAAAGAAGGTGTTGATTTAGATATTCATGACAAAGTCTATATAGGATCTGGAAAAAGGGATAAGGTAAATAGAGTAAAAGGATTATTAGACTTTGAAAACTTAACTGCAACCAGTAGAATAGAATTGGAATATGCAATTAAGGAAATCATATTGGCTCATGAAGACATTTATGTAAAATTCTTTAATGAAATCGATTCACTTAACATCAAAATGCATAAATTGGAGCTAATCCCAGGTATTGGTAAAAAGCACACACAAATGATTTTGGAAGAACGTAAAAAAGAGCCTTTCAAAAGCTTTGAAGACTTGAAGGAAAGAGTTCCTCTCCTTGGAGAACCTGTGGATATGCTTGCAAAAAGAGTCAGATTAGAACTTGATACAACTACCGTCAAAAGAGGTAAAAACAAGTATTACATGTTCACCCAAGTTCCTTCTAGACACCCTTCCAACAGAAAGAAAAAATTCAACAAAGGCAGAGGAAGAGGTAGAAACAATAGGAACAAAGGTAGAAAACCAAATAACAGAGGCAAAAAACCTCAAAACAAACCAAATTCCGAAAACAAGGAATAA
- a CDS encoding 16S ribosomal RNA methyltransferase A, giving the protein MTERISLAKETKQILQENGIILNKNLGQNYLIDDFKRKKIIEYANLTKEDTVLEIGPGIGTNILKKRIEKEKIDNVELINGDAVKVDFPEFNKIVSNLPYQISSPISFKFLKHDFDLAILMYQKEFADRMNGKVGTKQYSRLSAMLYFKANIKFLTKVSPESFIPSPKVDSSVVELKPKESKIADADFKIYSKVVKALFQHRNKKARNALIDSRHIIGFKDKKELKSILNNLEDENPRIKELLLERTINLSPENIMELSILLKEHIN; this is encoded by the coding sequence TTGACTGAAAGAATATCCTTAGCTAAAGAGACTAAACAAATATTGCAGGAAAATGGGATTATCTTAAATAAGAATTTAGGTCAGAATTACCTTATAGATGACTTCAAAAGAAAGAAAATCATTGAATATGCAAATCTTACAAAAGAGGATACTGTACTTGAAATTGGTCCAGGTATCGGAACTAACATATTGAAGAAACGTATAGAGAAAGAGAAAATCGATAATGTGGAGCTTATCAACGGCGATGCCGTTAAGGTGGATTTCCCAGAGTTCAATAAAATCGTTTCAAACCTTCCTTATCAAATATCCTCACCAATCAGCTTTAAGTTCCTAAAGCATGACTTTGACCTTGCAATTCTAATGTATCAGAAAGAATTTGCAGACAGAATGAACGGTAAGGTAGGAACTAAGCAATATTCAAGGCTTTCTGCTATGCTATACTTTAAGGCAAACATCAAGTTCCTAACAAAAGTTTCTCCTGAATCATTCATACCATCCCCTAAGGTGGATTCATCTGTTGTGGAATTGAAACCAAAAGAAAGTAAAATAGCGGATGCCGACTTTAAGATCTATTCAAAAGTCGTTAAGGCATTATTCCAACACAGAAACAAAAAGGCGAGAAATGCATTGATTGATTCAAGACATATAATTGGTTTTAAGGACAAGAAAGAATTGAAATCAATTTTAAACAATTTAGAAGATGAAAATCCAAGAATCAAGGAATTATTATTGGAAAGAACAATTAATCTATCTCCAGAAAACATTATGGAACTATCTATCTTATTAAAAGAGCATATTAACTAA
- a CDS encoding HemK2/MTQ2 family protein methyltransferase, protein MGKFEIETDDLVYIPSDDTFLLAENLEIKKGQSVLEIGTGSGLVSMYASLLTDDVTATDINYNALELAEKNFKLNNIGTIKLEFGDLFEPVKDKKFDVILFNTPYLPTDSDDIINDDLNYAFDGGLDGRKVIDRFINQVSNHLNEKGIVQIIQSSLSDNDRTLDMFDRNGFVAEIAESEKFFFEEIVLINAYKI, encoded by the coding sequence ATGGGAAAATTTGAAATAGAAACAGATGATTTGGTTTACATTCCATCAGATGACACTTTCCTTTTGGCGGAAAATCTTGAAATCAAAAAAGGACAAAGTGTTCTTGAAATTGGAACCGGATCAGGTCTCGTTTCCATGTATGCAAGTCTCTTAACCGATGATGTTACAGCAACTGACATCAACTACAATGCCCTTGAACTTGCAGAGAAAAACTTCAAGCTAAACAATATCGGCACAATAAAACTTGAGTTCGGTGATCTCTTTGAACCTGTAAAAGATAAGAAATTTGATGTTATACTATTTAATACTCCATATCTCCCTACTGATTCAGATGACATTATCAATGACGATTTAAATTATGCATTTGACGGCGGATTAGATGGAAGGAAAGTCATAGACAGGTTCATTAATCAAGTGTCAAATCATTTAAACGAAAAGGGAATTGTGCAGATAATTCAGTCATCCCTATCTGACAATGATAGGACCTTGGATATGTTTGATAGAAATGGATTCGTTGCAGAAATAGCTGAAAGCGAGAAGTTCTTCTTTGAAGAGATTGTCTTGATAAACGCTTACAAGATTTAA
- a CDS encoding DUF6434 domain-containing protein, translating to MSSNSHKLNKDLKVSEFKEYYFLKEELKEFCREEGLKISGSKSQLEERIIYYLDTRKSLDDSKSIKNHANKTNLNKATDSEEITLDSILGENFKCGEDKREFFEKEIGKGFKFKVKFQKWLKVNPDKTYRDAINAYYELQNSKEKTKIDKQFQYNQYIRDFFKDNDDKTLKDAIKCWNYKKSLKGHNKYEKSDLDILN from the coding sequence ATGAGTTCAAACAGCCACAAATTAAATAAGGATCTGAAAGTTTCAGAATTTAAGGAATACTATTTTTTAAAAGAGGAATTGAAAGAATTCTGCAGAGAAGAAGGATTAAAGATTAGTGGAAGTAAAAGCCAATTGGAAGAAAGAATTATCTATTATTTAGACACTAGAAAATCATTAGATGATTCAAAATCTATTAAAAATCATGCTAATAAAACTAATTTAAATAAAGCCACTGACTCTGAAGAAATCACATTGGATTCGATTTTAGGTGAAAACTTCAAATGCGGTGAAGATAAAAGAGAATTCTTTGAAAAGGAAATAGGAAAAGGATTCAAATTTAAGGTAAAATTCCAAAAATGGTTAAAGGTAAATCCAGATAAGACATATCGTGATGCAATCAATGCTTATTATGAGCTTCAGAACTCAAAGGAAAAAACTAAAATAGACAAGCAATTCCAATACAATCAATACATAAGGGATTTCTTCAAGGATAATGATGACAAGACATTAAAGGATGCAATAAAATGTTGGAATTATAAAAAGAGTTTAAAAGGCCATAATAAGTATGAAAAATCAGATTTAGATATTTTAAATTAA